The following are from one region of the Quercus robur chromosome 1, dhQueRobu3.1, whole genome shotgun sequence genome:
- the LOC126719761 gene encoding ankyrin repeat-containing protein BDA1-like produces MDERIQRLNGIAQQGDIDAFYNIIREDVKLLEHIDEFPFVDTPLHISASVGHFPFSREMMILKPSFVNKRNPDGYTPIYLALLNGHTEMLRQLLQHNENLVRVKGRECITPLHYAATTNDHLALLEIFLSICPDSITDVTTRNETALHIALKFDKLEAFKFLVGWLQSKWHCPRKILGQKDVEGNTVLHIAVFNNQTQAVSHLLDWGRRSVNINEKNLEGKTALDILEGQRRQGVDNREMRVILESAGALTASSLPTVTSSYAHYLRMPGICQLVKIKFIGNQVSKSISDEKRNALLVVAALLVTVTFQAAITPPGGLWQDDLFKPNTTDVPQRSADDLYKLNITAPHRAGSAITWNTYRFTIFVWCNSLIFYSSIVAMVLLVPPGERIGNILAVVSLFLHLSYSCSLGTITLGSDLYTTVYFFSPIIAFIVLFVVIIAIIRSYYYLLSLISKEVLKKKYSRA; encoded by the exons ATGGATGAGAGAATTCAGAGGTTGAATGGGATTGCTCAACAGGGAGATATTGATGCCTTTTACAACATAATTCGGGAGGATGTAAAACTTTTGGAGCACATCGATGAGTTCCCATTTGTTGATACTCCTTTACACATATCTGCATCTGTTGGGCATTTCCCATTTTCCCGTGAGATGATGATACTAAAGCCCTCTTTTGTCAACAAGCGAAATCCAGATGGGTATACCCCCATTTACCTTGCTCTACTGAATGGTCATACAGAGATGCTGCGTCAACTTCTACAACACAATGAGAACCTTGTTCGTGTCAAAGGAAGGGAGTGTATCACTCCTTTGCATTACGCAGCAACAACAAATGATCACCTTGctttattagaaatttttttatcaatttgtcCTGATTCTATTACAGATGTGACGACACGAAATGAGACCGCTCTTCATATTGCTCTCAAATTTGACAAATTGGAGGCTTTTAAATTCTTGGTGGGATGGCTCCAAAGTAAGTGGCATTGTCCGAGGAAAATTTTGGGGCAAAAGGATGTGGAAGGCAATACTGTATTGCACATTGCAGTATTTAACAATCAAACACAG GCTGTGTCTCACTTACTAGATTGGGGTAGGAGATCTGTGAACATAAACGAGAAGAATTTAGAGGGTAAAACAGCGTTGGACATCTTGGAAGGACAACGAAGACAAGGAGTAGACAACCGCGAGATGAGGGTTATACTAGAGAGTGCTGGAGCTTTAACAGCTTCATCTCTTCCTACTGTTACTTCTTCTTATGCACATTATCTAAGGATGCCCGGAATTTGTCAgctagtaaaaataaaatttattggtAATCAAGTGTCGAAGAGCATATCAGACGAAAAGCGCAATGCGTTGCTGGTGGTTGCTGCACTGCTTGTAACAGTGACCTTTCAAGCGGCAATCACCCCTCCTGGGGGACTTTGGCAAGATGATCTGTTCAAACCCAATACGACAGATGTACCCCAACGTAGCGCAGATGATCTGTACAAATTGAATATCACAGCACCACATAGAGCAGGGTCAGCCATTACTTGGAACACATACCGTTTTACGATTTTCGTGTGGTGTAATTCTCTTATATTTTATTCCTCAATCGTGGCAATGGTTCTCCTGGTTCCACCAGGCGAACGCATTGGTAACATTTTAGCTGTAGTCTCTCTATTCCTCCATCTCAGCTATTCTTGTTCATTGGGGACCATAACCCTGGGTTCAGACCTGTACACAacagtttattttttttcaccaatTATTGCCTTCATAGTATTATTCGTTGTAATCATTGCAATTATACGgtcatattattatttactGAGTCTTATAAGTAAGgaagtactaaaaaaaaaatatagccGAGCTTAG
- the LOC126714435 gene encoding ankyrin repeat-containing protein BDA1-like: MATFSNMDERIEKMKQVAQHGNIDAFYILIMEDVKLLEDIDQLVTTTICPFVDSPLHIAASAGHIPLAMELMRLKPSFAWKPNPDGFNPIHLALLNGQTQMVLRLLKVDGNLVRVQRREGMTPLHYAAITEDHLDLLDEFLKVYPKSIKHVTIRNENALHIALKYDKLEAFLHLVRWLRKNWSQNTILWESEVLNWKDEEGNTALHIAVSKNQPKASPLHSSIIYKLKKHCKVCVVNINIVPLRGYVGTTKSNRKSRDQGYATACWSFTSFISSKRMRCFGEWTEISDDRRNMLLVVATLLMTVTYQGVLSPPGGLWQDDYHPEANTTLPAIRKFNSSAPIPNEAGTPIDLRKFPFWVFLSLNSLTFMLSFSTVLLLIPSQDIYRIVRLSLISLSVCYMVSLTVIISTRFWETFWYVSICLLLCIFLLNTSAICVAWSYEAKGQLHGSMQSVC; encoded by the exons ATGGCAACTTTCTCAAATATGGATGAGAGAATTGAGAAAATGAAGCAAGTTGCTCAACATGGAAATATTGATGCCTTTTACATCCTAATTATGGAGGATGTCAAACTTTTGGAGGACATCGATCAGCTAGTAACAACTACCATTTGTCCATTTGTTGATAGTCCTTTACACATAGCTGCATCTGCTGGGCACATCCCATTGGCCATGGAGCTGATGAGATTAAAGCCCTCATTTGCCTGGAAGCCAAATCCAGATGGGTTCAATCCCATTCACCTTGCTTTACTAAATGGGCAAACCCAGATGGTGCTTCGGCTTCTAAAGGTTGATGGGAACCTTGTCCGTGTCCAAAGAAGGGAGGGTATGACTCCTTTGCATTATGCAGCAATAACAGAAGATCACCTTGATCTATTGGACGAATTTCTCAAAGTCTATCCCAAATCTATTAAACATGTGACAATTCGAAATGAGAATGCTCTGCATATTGCCTTGAAATACGACAAGTTGGAGGCTTTTCTACACTTGGTGCGATGGCTCAGAAAGAATTGGTCTCAAAATACAATATTGTGGGAGAGTGAAGTCCTGAACTGGAAGGATGAGGAAGGCAACACAGCATTGCACATTGCAGTATCCAAAAATCAACCCAAGGCAAGCCCTCTCCATTCCTCAATTATTTACAAACTAAAGAAACATTGTAAAGTTTGTGTTGTGAACATCAATATTGTCCCACT CAGGGGATATGTTGGgacaacaaaatcaaatagaaaatcGCGAGATCAAGGTTATGCTACGGCGTGCTGGAGCTTTACCAGCTTCATCTCTTCCAAAA gAATGCGTTGTTTTGGTGAATGGACCGAAATATCAGACGACAGGCGCAATATGCTTTTGGTGGTTGCTACACTGCTTATGACAGTCACCTATCAAGGAGTACTCAGCCCTCCTGGGGGACTCTGGCAAGATGACTACCATCCTGAAGCCAATACCACATTACCGGCCATCAGAAAATTCAATTCAAGTGCTCCTATTCCAAACGAAGCAGGGACACCCATTGATCTTAGAAAATTTCCTTTTTGGGTGTTCTTGTCATTAAATTCTTTGACATTTATGCTCTCATTCTCAACAGTTCTTCTCCTCATTCCATCCCAGGACATTTATCGAATAGTACGGCTATCCCTTATTTCACTATCTGTTTGCTATATGGTTTCATTGACTGTCATAATCTCGACTCGATTCTGGGAAACTTTTTGGTATGTATCTATTTGCCTGCTTCTTTGTATCTTCCTACTAAATACTTCCGCCATTTGTGTAGCATGGTCTTATGAGGCTAAAGGACAGCTGCATGGCTCAATGCAAAGCGTTTGCTGA